Proteins from a genomic interval of Rubinisphaera italica:
- a CDS encoding SDR family NAD(P)-dependent oxidoreductase, whose protein sequence is MSTLVFGATSTIGNALIENLLKRGQKVVAAGRDHQKLDQLAAKFSVATQIIDLSQPETFQSAVAFTIDKFGKLDGVVNLIGSLYLNNCSQTSFEDWQEVIDVNLNSCFHVLKASLKPMQKTGGSIVFVTSVASEIGMSNHEAIAAAKAGVAGLARAAAASYSNRNIRVNCVAPGFTVTEMTRKIWENDQSRQLSESMNPLGTLGEPQYISSCISWLLDEENKWVNGQVISVDGGMSTVLPKPRARLSS, encoded by the coding sequence ATGAGTACTCTCGTTTTCGGGGCGACTAGCACAATAGGAAATGCACTGATTGAAAATCTCTTAAAGCGCGGGCAAAAGGTTGTCGCCGCCGGTCGAGATCATCAAAAGCTTGATCAACTGGCTGCCAAATTTAGTGTAGCTACACAAATCATAGATTTATCTCAGCCAGAAACATTCCAATCGGCGGTTGCTTTCACCATCGATAAATTTGGAAAGCTTGATGGTGTAGTGAATTTGATCGGCAGTTTGTATCTGAATAACTGCAGCCAAACGTCATTTGAGGATTGGCAGGAAGTGATTGATGTGAATCTGAATTCCTGTTTTCATGTGTTAAAAGCTTCCTTGAAACCAATGCAGAAGACTGGTGGCTCGATTGTATTTGTAACTTCCGTGGCATCCGAAATTGGAATGTCAAACCACGAAGCCATAGCCGCTGCCAAAGCGGGGGTTGCTGGATTAGCAAGAGCAGCAGCTGCCAGTTATTCAAATCGAAATATTCGAGTCAATTGTGTTGCCCCAGGATTCACCGTCACGGAAATGACTCGAAAAATTTGGGAAAATGATCAATCCCGACAACTGTCAGAATCAATGAATCCACTCGGGACATTAGGAGAGCCACAGTATATCTCTTCATGTATTAGTTGGCTTCTGGATGAAGAAAACAAATGGGTTAACGGCCAGGTGATCTCTGTCGACGGTGGCATGTCGACCGTATTGCCTAAACCGAGGGCCAGGTTAAGTTCGTGA